In Desulfovibrio sp. TomC, the sequence CGACGGCGGCGAGATTGAATATCAAAGATCAATTATTGACCATCGTTTTCCCGGGTGCTATTTTTTAATCCCTCGAATTTATTGTTGCCGATCAAGGCAGGCCTGATACAGTGTCAGTGCAGTATGCTCGATTGCGAAATCCGAAAAGACATCCCCGGGGGCCTTGCTATGCGTATTGGAATTACCAGTAAAATAATCATCATGATTGTTTCATCTGTAGTCATATCGTGTCTGGCCATTCTGTATGCGGGCAGGGTCGCCTTTGAATCCGGTTTTTCCAAAGAATATGAAGAGAATATAAGATCTTTCTACAATGTCGGCGCGGCTCGCATTGAAGCCCAGCGGGCACAGTACGGGCAATTGGCCCGGGGGCAGGCCGTACGACCCAACGTCATAAACGGCGTGGCCGGAGCCGACAAAGACCTGCTGCAAAAGCTCGGACAGGACTTGGTAGGGGTCGGACAGGCCGGCTTTGTCCTGTTTACCGACGCCGCCGGCACAGTGCTGGCCACGGCCGGCGACGTCTCCGAACTGGAAGCGGTGGTTCGGGCCAGGGCGGCAGACACGGCCGCCGGGCGGGACAGCGAAGGTTTTGCCGCTGTCTCCGGCAGCCGACTGCCGCTTCTGGCCAGCGCGCCGGTGCGCAAAGACGGCAAGGTGGTGGGCGGCGTGTTGGTCGGCGCGGATCTGGCCGCCAAACACACGCTGGTCGACAGTCTCAAAGCCATGCTTGGGGCCGAGGCCACCCTTTTTTCCGGCTCGACGCGGGTTTCTTCCACGATTGTCAGCGGCCAGACCCGGGTCGTCGGCACCAGCATGACCGACCAGGAAATCGTCTCCACGGTTCTTGGCCAGGGCAAGCCGGTTTTCAAGCACCTCACCCTCTTTGACGCACCCTATATCGCCGCCTACTGGCCGCTTTTTGACGCCGCCGGCAAGCCCATGGGCATTGCCTTCGTCGGCAAGGACATGAACGCGCTGACCGTGGCCCTGGGCGCGGTCAACCGCAACGCCGCCCTGTGCGCCCTGAGCACTATTCTGATCCTGGGCCTGCTGGGCTATCTGGTCTCCAAGGCCTTTAGCCGCCCCATCCTGGCCCTGGCTGATTTTTCCGGGGTCGTGGCCGCCGGGCGGCTCTCGGAGAAACTGACCGTGTCCAGCCGTGACGAGGTGGGCGATCTGGCCGACTCCCTGCGCCGCATGGTGGCCACGCTGATCGAAAAGATCACCGAGGCCGAGGCCGCCACCGAGAGCGCCCGGCAGGAGTCCGAACGGGCCACGGCAGCCATGGAGGCTGCCGAAGAAGCCAAACGCCAGGGCGAAATGGCCCGACGCGAAGGCATCCTGCACGCAGTGGCCCGGCTTGGCTCGGTGGTGACCGGGATCAACGAGGCGGCGGGTTCGCTTCGCGCCCAGATCGAGCAGTCGCAAAACGGCTCGGAAATCCAGTCGCGTCGGGTAGCCGAAACCGCCACGGCCATGGAAGAGATGAACGCCACGGTCCTGGAAGTGGCCCAGAACGCCTCCCAGGCCGCAACCACGTCCGACGGGGCCAAGAAGCAGGCCGAGCGCGGAGCCGCCATTGTTGCCGAGGCCGTGGCCCGCATTGACGCCGTGCGCGCCCAGGCGCTGACGCTCAAGACCGGCATGGGCACGCTTGGGGAGCAGGCCACCGGGATCGGGGCCGTCATCGGGGTGATCAGCGATATCGCCGACCAGACCAATCTGCTGGCCCTCAATGCCGCCATCGAGGCAGCCCGGGCCGGCGAGGCCGGGCGCGGTTTTGCCGTGGTGGCCGACGAGGTGCGCAAACTGGCTGAAAAGACCATGACCGCCACCCGCGAGGTCAGCGACGCCATCCACGGCATCCAGCAGGGCACGGCCGTCAATATCGGCAACGTCGAGCAGGCCGTGACCGGCATTGCCGAGGCCACGGCCAAGTCCCGGGAATCGGGCGAATCCCTGGGCGAGATCGTGGGCCTGGTCGATTCTGCCTCGGATCAGGTGCGGGCCATTGCCACGGCCACGGAAGAGCAGTCGTCGGCGACCGAGGAAATCAGCCGGTCCATTGAAGAGATCAACGTCATCTCGGCGGAAACGAGCCGGTCCATGAACGAGGCGGCCCGGGCCGTGGCCGATCTGGACGGCGAAGCCGCCGCCTTGCAGGAACTCATCCTCACCATGGAACGCGAGGCCAGCGACACGGCCAGCGGTCCCAAGGCCCTTGGCCGATAGGACGCAACGGACGGAGCGGGAGCTGGGAGCTGGCCGGGGTGGACCTTGGGTTCACTCTCGGGAGAATCCGGCGCTTAAGGAAGAGACTGGCGCGGGACGAACCGCTTTTATTGGGCAGCCCCGCGTGAGCGCGTCGTTGGCGCGACGCCCCGTTCCCCCCTTTGAAAGGTTTTTGGGGAAGGAGGGGGCGTGGGGGAGGGAACCCCTTTTTTTCAAAAAAGGGTTCCCTCCCCCACATTCCGGAGCTTTTTCCCCTAAAAGGGATTCACTTCCTGGTTGCGGGTGTAGACTTGGTAGCCGATGTTGGCTCCCAGGCGCAGGCCAACGCCCATGCGGATGGGGGCCAGGGTGATGTCTCCGGAGCGTTGGTAGTTCATGCCGAAGCCGCCCAGGATATAGGCGCTGCCGTCCACGCCGGGGAAGCGTTGGAAGATCTGCTCCGGCCGGGTCATGCCGTAGACCAGGGTGAAGACCTTGCCGGCGTTGACCCCGAGATCGAATCCCACCGACGGGCTTTGCCAGTAGACCGGCAAAGGCGGGTAGCCTTTGAGGTGCAGGGTCCCGACGCCGTAGCGCAGACCGACGATCAGGGCGCCGCCGCCCTCGTTGCCCTTGATAAAGCCCGTGGGCTGGCCAAGATCGTGAAACGGCCGGGCCACCATTTCCGCCAGACCGCGCGAGCCGCTCTCAAAAAATCCCATGACTTCCCGGTTGACTTCGTCGCGGTTGTAGCTGCCGGGCTTGGTCACGGGCGGCGGTGGCGGCGGCGGCGTGCCGACGGCCTGGCCGTTTATAGGCGTACCACCGCCAGGGGGCGGCATCTGCGCGTTCGGCGGCGGCGGGCTGCCGGCCGGGGGCGGGGCATACTGGGGAGCCGCCTGGGCCGGCTGACCATACTGCGGCGCAGCCTGGGCCGGCTGGCCGTATTGGGGGGCCGCCGGCGCGGGCTGGGCGTATTGGGGAGCCGCCTGGGCGGGCTGACCATACTGCGGCGCAGCCTGGGCCGGTTGGCCGCTTTGGGGCGCGGGCTGGGCGTATTGGGGCGCATTTTGGGTGCCGACGCTGGTTGGCGCGGGCGGCGTTGGCTGCTGGGCCGGCGTCGGCTGGTTTTGGGGGGCGGGGTCGGAAAGGGAGCGTTCCTTGAGGGTCTGGGCGTGGCTGGTCGGGACGGCGCTAAGGACGCACCAGCCGGCCAGGGCAGTCACGGCGACGAGGCGTTTCATGGCTGACCTCCGGTCACAGTCGGGACGTTGCAGGGGAGCCGGTCGCGGATGTGGGGCAGCATGGCGGCCACAATCCCCTCGCGCCCGGCATCGGTGTTGTGGACGCCGTCGGCGGTGTAGGCCGGTGCGGTTCGGTCGCACAAGGCGTTTCGCAGGTTGACGAAATAGGGTTTGCCGGCCAGGGCCTTTTCCAGGGCGGCGTAGACGATGTTGAAGTTGTCGCGCACGTGGGGAAAGGTTTTACGGCCGAGAATGGTTTGCTGCTCGCTGGCTGCTACAGTCGCGTTCACGTCCTTGCTGGTTTCAACCCAGTAGACCGGTTGCAGGAAAAGCAGGAACTTCGCATCGTAGCAGGCGCTTAAGCGTTCGGCAAAATCGTAGCGGGCCACGGCCTGGGCGACAAAGGCGGCCAGTTCCGGGGAATCGGGATCGAGCGGGGTGGCCGTGTACAGGAATTTTTGCAGCAGCTCCCGGGTAAACGAGGCAAAGTAGGCGGCGTTGACCGGCTTCAAGAGGCCGATGCCGGATTTATAATAGCTTTCGATCACGCCCTGGGCGCGTTCCTTGCCTTCGTGGGCGTACGGGTCCTTTTGCACGGCAAAATAGTTGGCGTCATTGGCCCCATCGTAAAAGACGACCAGATTGGGCTTGATGATAAATTCCAGAAACTGCTTTTGCAGGTACTTGATTTCCAGAAGCGAATTGAAAGAATTGACGCCGAAGTTGAGGCAGTTAAAGGCGCAGGGTTTGTCCCGCTCGTTTAAGGCCTTGGCCACGAGGCTTGGGATGGAGCGTTCGTAGGGCGCTGAACTGGCCCGCATGGTGGAGCCGCCGAAAAACCAGATGGTGCGGGAGAGTTCCGGGTGGAAATTGATCACTTCGCAGTTGGCCGTGGGCCATATGCCGTTTTCCATGAGAAACAGCGTATAGGGGTCGTAGACGGCCTTGGGGCCTTCGCGCAGACTGCCGTAGATGATCCAGTTGCTGGTGGTGATGACGGCAAACGACAGCACTTCCACCGCCACAACGGTGAAGAAGATCCATTTGATCGTTCGGGCGGCCAGGGAGAAAAAACGCTTCACGAAGTCACACCTCGGGGCATAGGGCCGGCCTATTTGGGGATTTTAAGGGCCACGCCTTCCGGCACCCGGACGGCTGTGGGTGCGCCGCGAAGTCTGGCCGGGGCGTCCGGAGCCATGTCGAGGACGACCCGGAACTTGTCGGGGTGCTTGCCCACCCGGATTTGGCGGATGAAGGCATCGCCGGTGGAACTCGACAGCGGGCCGTTATAGTTCCAGGAACCGGCGATATCCAGGACCAGGCGCGGCGGATCGGTGTAAAACATCCGCTCGAAGCTGGCCGGGCTTTTATTGGTCTGGATGGTGAGCACGTATTCGCCGGGGTGTTCCTCGGCAACCACCCGGATGACGTTGCCGGCGTTGGCCACGGGTTTGGCGTCCGGTTTGGTTGCCGATTGGGCGGCGGCGGGAGCGGGTTTTGCCGCTTCGGCCTTGGCTTTGGCGGCGGCCTTGGCAGCGGCCTTGGCCTCGGCTTTGGTCTGGGGCTTTTCTTTGGTCTCGGCCTTGGCCGGCGCAGCCGGTTTGGCCGGGGCCACGGCAGCGTCGCTGCCCGGGGCCGGGGCGGCCTGGGGTTCGGGCAGGGCGGCGGCTTCCGGGCCGTCTGCCGGCGCGGGCGGGATGGCGGCCGGGACAGGCGCGGCCGGAACCGGAGCCTTGGGATCGGCCTTGGCCGGGCCGGCCTTGGCGTTGCCGGGTTTGCCGGCCGGGGCGGTATCGGTGGCCAGTTCCGCGAACATTTTTTCCAGGGTGTCGTCCCCGGCCACGGGCGGCTGCGACGCTTTGGCCGGCGTTGCGGGGGCCAAAGCGGGCGCGGTTGCGACCGGAGCGGGAGCCGGGGTGGCCGGGGCAGGAACCGGGGTGGCCGGGGCCGGGGACGGCGTGGCCGCGGCCACGGCCGCCGGGGGGGCGGTCAGGGGCAGGGCGGCCGGCGTCGGTTCCGGGCTGGCGGCTGTGGGGGCCGGCGGGATGTCCGCAGCCGGCGTCTTGGCGCCGCCGCCGAAAAGGTGGGGTTTCTTGAGCACGGCAAGTCCCAGTACCACGGTGACGGCCAGGGCGACCGCCCCTGCAATGATCATTTTGTCGCCGCGTGTCAGCGCCATGCCTTTCCCCCTTTTGCGGAGCTGCCGATATCGGTGCAGCATCGGGCCGGACGCTACCCGAGCTTGTCGATTCCCTCAAGGGGAAGCCTGCGGCTTTGGCGCGTTGACAGGCCGGCCGTTTATCGTATTTCGTTAAAAAAACAGGAGGCCGGGATGCAAAGCAAGGTTCGTTCGGTGCGGGTTCCGCCGGAAATCGAGACCATCGACCTGCCCGGGCTGATCAAGGAGTGCGCCCGGCACCTGCGGGATCTGGAGTCGGCCTCGCTGCTCAAGACCCAGGGCAACGGCGAGGCGGCCGAGGCCTTGCTGCGGGCGCGCCAGGCCGATCTGGGCCGCCGGGTGGGCCGGCTTGTCTGGGAAGCGGGCAAGCGGGCTCAGGAACCCAAGTGAGTGCGCCCGTCATCCCTTGCCGAATGCCGGGGCCGGCAGTACATGTCCGGCCATCCGATTTGTGGAGGCCGTCCCGTATGCCCCGTCTTGCCTGCTTCTTGGTGTTGTGTTGTCTCGCCGTCCCGCTGCCGGCCCGGGCCGGGGTCACCCTGGTGGGCGATACCTGCCGCCAGATTTTTGATAATCCCCGGGCCGAGACCATCGCCTGCCAGACCGGGTTTCGCCTCGATGCGGCCGGCCGGGGCCGGCTGGCAAGCAATTCCTTCGGCCTCGTTTCCGATCTGGCCTGTTCGGCGGTCATAAGCGCCCGGCGTTCCGAGGTAATTGCCAAGGTCCGGGCCAGGGGCGACGTGGCCCTGCCGGCGCAGGAGGTGCGTTGCAACCTCGTCTCGGGCGGCGAACCCGTGCCCGTGGCCTTCCATCTGGCCCCGGTCGTGCGCCTCAACCCAGCCGGCCAGGCCGTGGACGCCCGCCTGGGCATCCGCGACCTGACCGGCATCCCGGAACCCCTGGCCACGGCCGTGGCCGAATTTCTCAACAACGACGCCGGGCTGCGCCAGAATCTGGTGGCCGCTGCCAACGAGATCATCCCCAACCTGCCCAAGCGGTAGGGGAGGCTTCCGGCCCGCGTTCCTGTCTGCGGCATGAAGGTTTCGGCCCGGGACGGCGTCAGGGCCGCCACGCGGCTTTTCCCTGACCGGGGCTTATACGAAGCGTCCGGCGTTGTAGCTGCTGCGCACCAGCGGGGCGCAGTGCATGCGGGGGATGCCGAGGGAGAGGCCGTAGGCGGCCCAGGAGTCGAATTCCTCGGGCGTGACGTAGCGGTGGATGGGGGCGTGGCGGGCCGAGGGGGCCAGATATTGTCCGATGGTGACGATATCGCAGCCAACGGCGGCGAGATCGGCGAGCACGCGACGGATCTGGCTTGGCGTTTCGCCAAGGCCGAGCATGAGGCCGCTTTTGGTCAGGCTGCCGGAGTCGGATTTTTTGGCTCGTTTGAGCAGCGCAAGGCTCCTGGCGTAGCCGGCCTGGGGGCGGACGGCGGCATAGAGTTCCGGCGCGGTCTCCAGGTTGTGGTTCAGTACGTCCGGTCGGGCGTCGAGAACGATCTGCAGGCTGTCCGGGTCGCCGCCGAAATCCGGGATGAGCACTTCCAGGGTTGCGTTTGCCAGCGAGCGGCGCAGGGCCATGAGCACCGAGGCGAAATGGCCTGCCCCGCCGTCCGCAAGGTCGTCGCGGCTGACCGAGGTGACGACCACATGTCCAAGGCCAAGGCGCGTTGCGGCTTGGGCCACGCGGCCGGGTTCATCCGGATCAACCGGTTCCGGGGTCCCGGGGCGAATGTTGCAAAAGGCGCAGTTGCGGGTGCAGACCCGGCCGAGGATAAGAAAAGCGGCCACGCCGCAGGCGTAGCATTCCATGCGATTGGGGCAGTTCGCTCCGTCGCAGACGGTGTTGAGGCCCAGGTCGCGCAACAGGCTTTTGGTGCGGACAAAGGCCGGCCCCTGGGGCAGCGGCCGTCTAAGCCAGTTCGGCTTTCTGGCCGAAGACGCTTGCAAAGGAGGCGACAAGGGTTCGTTTGACATCATGGATCAGGTCGCTCTCGGTCGGGTAGTGGGCGGCCGCCGCCGGCATTTCCAGCCAGAGGGACGTGGGGGCCACGCCTTGCAGGCCGCAGGGGGTTATGAGCGAAAAGACTGCAAGATCCCGGCCGACGTTCAGGGCCAGCCCGTGGGACGTGACATACTTTTTGACGGCCAGTCCGATGCTGGCGATCTTGCGTCCGGCGACGAACACCCCGGGGCGGCCCGGTTGGCGCTCGCCGCTTACGCCATAGCCCGCCAGGGTCGCGATGACAACGGCTTCCAGGTCGGCGAACAGGCCGCGCAGACCGCCCCTGGCCGGCGCTATCTTGAAAATAGGATAGGCCACGACTTGTCCCGGGAAATGGCAGGTGATGTTGCCGCCCCGGCTGGCCTCGGCCAGGGCAACGCCGCGCCCGGCGAGTGAGGCGGGCGCGACGAGCAGGTTTTCCCGGCCGCCGTGGCGTCCCAGGGTGATGACCGGGTCGTGTTCAACCAGAAACAGCCGGTCAGGCCCGCCTGCCAGACGTTCGGCCACAGCCTGCTCCTGGACCCGCCAGGCCTCGTCAAAAGCCATACGGCCCAGATCGGTCACGATCATGTTTTTTCCCTCCGACTGCCCTTTTGGCGCGGCACTGCAGGCATTCCCCCGCCTGTGACAGCGATGGCCGGCCAGCGGCGCGTAAAAAAAGGCTGCGAGCGCCATGCCCGCAGCCTTTTTGCTTCCAGCCCGGCAACCGCCGGAACTAGATGACCTTATTGAGGGCGTACTCGATGATGCCCTCGGCGCCCAGGTCGTGGAGCTTGGGGATCAGATCGCGCACGGTGCCTTCGGCCACCACGATTTCAACCGACAGCCAGTCCTTGTTGTACAGGCCGGCCACGGTCGGGGCGGTCAGGCTCGGGAGCAGGGCCATGATGGCCGGCATCTTCTCTTCAGGCACGTTCATCTTGAGGCCGACAAGGCCCTCGGCCCGCAGCGCGCCCTGCAGCATCATATTCAGGATCTCGATCTTGCGGCGCTTAAACGGAATTTCCCAGGCCTTCTTGTTGGCAATAAGCTGGGTGTTGGTCGACAGCAGGTCGGAGATGATGCGCAGGCCGTGGGCCTTGATCGTGGTGCCGGTCTCGGTCACTTCCACGATGGCGTCGGCCAGGCCTTCGACCACCTTGGCTTCGGTTGCGCCCCAGGAGAATTCGACTTCCACCGGGATGCCCGCGCCGGCAAAATACTGTTTGGTGAAATTGACCAGCTCGGTGGCGATCTTTTTCCCGGCCAGATCCTCGGGGCGCTTGTACGGCGAATCGGCGGCCACGGCCAACACCCAGCGGGCCGGGCGGTTGCTCACCTTGGAGTAAACCAGATCATCGACCAGGACGACGTCGGACTCGTTTTCCAGAATCCAGTCCTTGCCGGTCAGGCCGCAGTCCAGCGTGCCGGACTCGACGTAGCGCGACATTTCCTGGGCGCGGCACATGGAGCAGGTGATCTCCGGATCGTTTATTTCCGGGAAATAGTTGCGGTGGTGCATCCGGATCTTCCACCCGGACTTTTCGAAAAGCGCCATGGTGGCGTCCTGGAGGGAGCCTTTGGGGATGCCGAGTTTGAGCATGTTCTCGCTGGCCATTATTTGTAGACCTCCTTGGGGTCGAAGACTTTCGGGGAACAGGTACGTTCGCCGTCGTTGGTTACTTCCGTAAAAAAGCAGGACTTGTAGCCTTCGTGGCAGGCCGCGCCGCCAATCTGCTCGACCAGCACCAGGATGGTGTCGGCGTCGCAGTCCAGGCGTATGGATTGCACCTTTTGGACATGGCCGGAGGTGCCGCCCTTATGCCAGATTTTCTGCCGGCTGCGGCTGAAGTAATGGACTTCGCCGGTCGCCAGGGTTTTGTCGTAGGCTTCTTCGTTCATGTAGGCGAGCATAAGCACTTCGCCGCTGCACGCTTCCTGGGCGATGGCGGGGACGAGGCCGCCGCATTTCGCAAAATCGGGTCGTTTCATCTTCGCTCCTAACCTTAAGAACAGCTTCCAACGAAATTGATTTTGAATGCCAAGCGGGAAACGAAGTACGGTGACAAAAAAACTACTTCGGTATCTACGTTCCCAAGTTCAGACCAAGTAGTTCCGTTGTGTAAAGAAAGGGGAATATTAAACTCCACAATTTCTTCTGGCAATATTAAGTCTGGAAGTTCAAAGTAGATGATGTGGGTGTTTTGATTGTGACTTGTCAAAAATCTTCTTCCCTGCGACTCCCCTCTTCTGTAGATACTCTTAGGGACTACTAATCCAAGTTTGCAAAAATCTTTACAAAGTGGTTCACTTCCAG encodes:
- a CDS encoding methyl-accepting chemotaxis protein → MIVSSVVISCLAILYAGRVAFESGFSKEYEENIRSFYNVGAARIEAQRAQYGQLARGQAVRPNVINGVAGADKDLLQKLGQDLVGVGQAGFVLFTDAAGTVLATAGDVSELEAVVRARAADTAAGRDSEGFAAVSGSRLPLLASAPVRKDGKVVGGVLVGADLAAKHTLVDSLKAMLGAEATLFSGSTRVSSTIVSGQTRVVGTSMTDQEIVSTVLGQGKPVFKHLTLFDAPYIAAYWPLFDAAGKPMGIAFVGKDMNALTVALGAVNRNAALCALSTILILGLLGYLVSKAFSRPILALADFSGVVAAGRLSEKLTVSSRDEVGDLADSLRRMVATLIEKITEAEAATESARQESERATAAMEAAEEAKRQGEMARREGILHAVARLGSVVTGINEAAGSLRAQIEQSQNGSEIQSRRVAETATAMEEMNATVLEVAQNASQAATTSDGAKKQAERGAAIVAEAVARIDAVRAQALTLKTGMGTLGEQATGIGAVIGVISDIADQTNLLALNAAIEAARAGEAGRGFAVVADEVRKLAEKTMTATREVSDAIHGIQQGTAVNIGNVEQAVTGIAEATAKSRESGESLGEIVGLVDSASDQVRAIATATEEQSSATEEISRSIEEINVISAETSRSMNEAARAVADLDGEAAALQELILTMEREASDTASGPKALGR
- a CDS encoding EipA family protein, with amino-acid sequence MKRLVAVTALAGWCVLSAVPTSHAQTLKERSLSDPAPQNQPTPAQQPTPPAPTSVGTQNAPQYAQPAPQSGQPAQAAPQYGQPAQAAPQYAQPAPAAPQYGQPAQAAPQYGQPAQAAPQYAPPPAGSPPPPNAQMPPPGGGTPINGQAVGTPPPPPPPVTKPGSYNRDEVNREVMGFFESGSRGLAEMVARPFHDLGQPTGFIKGNEGGGALIVGLRYGVGTLHLKGYPPLPVYWQSPSVGFDLGVNAGKVFTLVYGMTRPEQIFQRFPGVDGSAYILGGFGMNYQRSGDITLAPIRMGVGLRLGANIGYQVYTRNQEVNPF
- a CDS encoding SGNH/GDSL hydrolase family protein; translated protein: MKRFFSLAARTIKWIFFTVVAVEVLSFAVITTSNWIIYGSLREGPKAVYDPYTLFLMENGIWPTANCEVINFHPELSRTIWFFGGSTMRASSAPYERSIPSLVAKALNERDKPCAFNCLNFGVNSFNSLLEIKYLQKQFLEFIIKPNLVVFYDGANDANYFAVQKDPYAHEGKERAQGVIESYYKSGIGLLKPVNAAYFASFTRELLQKFLYTATPLDPDSPELAAFVAQAVARYDFAERLSACYDAKFLLFLQPVYWVETSKDVNATVAASEQQTILGRKTFPHVRDNFNIVYAALEKALAGKPYFVNLRNALCDRTAPAYTADGVHNTDAGREGIVAAMLPHIRDRLPCNVPTVTGGQP
- a CDS encoding AMIN domain-containing protein translates to MALTRGDKMIIAGAVALAVTVVLGLAVLKKPHLFGGGAKTPAADIPPAPTAASPEPTPAALPLTAPPAAVAAATPSPAPATPVPAPATPAPAPVATAPALAPATPAKASQPPVAGDDTLEKMFAELATDTAPAGKPGNAKAGPAKADPKAPVPAAPVPAAIPPAPADGPEAAALPEPQAAPAPGSDAAVAPAKPAAPAKAETKEKPQTKAEAKAAAKAAAKAKAEAAKPAPAAAQSATKPDAKPVANAGNVIRVVAEEHPGEYVLTIQTNKSPASFERMFYTDPPRLVLDIAGSWNYNGPLSSSTGDAFIRQIRVGKHPDKFRVVLDMAPDAPARLRGAPTAVRVPEGVALKIPK
- the lipA gene encoding lipoyl synthase, encoding MSNEPLSPPLQASSARKPNWLRRPLPQGPAFVRTKSLLRDLGLNTVCDGANCPNRMECYACGVAAFLILGRVCTRNCAFCNIRPGTPEPVDPDEPGRVAQAATRLGLGHVVVTSVSRDDLADGGAGHFASVLMALRRSLANATLEVLIPDFGGDPDSLQIVLDARPDVLNHNLETAPELYAAVRPQAGYARSLALLKRAKKSDSGSLTKSGLMLGLGETPSQIRRVLADLAAVGCDIVTIGQYLAPSARHAPIHRYVTPEEFDSWAAYGLSLGIPRMHCAPLVRSSYNAGRFV
- the lipB gene encoding lipoyl(octanoyl) transferase LipB; its protein translation is MIVTDLGRMAFDEAWRVQEQAVAERLAGGPDRLFLVEHDPVITLGRHGGRENLLVAPASLAGRGVALAEASRGGNITCHFPGQVVAYPIFKIAPARGGLRGLFADLEAVVIATLAGYGVSGERQPGRPGVFVAGRKIASIGLAVKKYVTSHGLALNVGRDLAVFSLITPCGLQGVAPTSLWLEMPAAAAHYPTESDLIHDVKRTLVASFASVFGQKAELA
- the hisG gene encoding ATP phosphoribosyltransferase codes for the protein MASENMLKLGIPKGSLQDATMALFEKSGWKIRMHHRNYFPEINDPEITCSMCRAQEMSRYVESGTLDCGLTGKDWILENESDVVLVDDLVYSKVSNRPARWVLAVAADSPYKRPEDLAGKKIATELVNFTKQYFAGAGIPVEVEFSWGATEAKVVEGLADAIVEVTETGTTIKAHGLRIISDLLSTNTQLIANKKAWEIPFKRRKIEILNMMLQGALRAEGLVGLKMNVPEEKMPAIMALLPSLTAPTVAGLYNKDWLSVEIVVAEGTVRDLIPKLHDLGAEGIIEYALNKVI
- the hisI gene encoding phosphoribosyl-AMP cyclohydrolase; amino-acid sequence: MKRPDFAKCGGLVPAIAQEACSGEVLMLAYMNEEAYDKTLATGEVHYFSRSRQKIWHKGGTSGHVQKVQSIRLDCDADTILVLVEQIGGAACHEGYKSCFFTEVTNDGERTCSPKVFDPKEVYK